In Nocardioides sp., the following proteins share a genomic window:
- the ileS gene encoding isoleucine--tRNA ligase — translation MTYPKVATGQSGEHHAVPSQPNFPAIEERVLAYWKEHDTFRKSVEQRDAGEHGENEFVFYDGPPFANGLPHYGHLLTGYVKDLIPRYQTMRGHRVERRFGWDTHGLPAELEAMSQLGMKTTQEIVDLGIENFNAECRRSVLTYTQEWQDYVTRQARWVDFENDYKTLDLDFMESVLWAFKTLYDKGYVYEDFRVLPYCWNDETPLSNHELRMDEDVYQNRQDPAVTVGMRLLDGPYAGALALIWTTTPWTLVANLAIMVHPDIDYVVVESAKPTGATERYILGEERLQAYARELQEDDRELADQVVARLNGADLLGASYTPPMTYFEGHAKAFRVVEADFVTTTDGTGLVHTAGAFGEDDKLITDREGIEAVVPVAKDGRFTFPVTDYDGVHVFDANAPIIDHLKHGAGSVSPGTVLVRRETYEHSYPHCWRCRQPLIYMAVSSWFVDTRKFRDRMLELNQEIRWVPDHVKDGQFGKWLENTRPWSISRNRFWGSPIPVWRSDNPEYPRIDVYGSLDELERDFGVRPTDLHRPFIDELTRPNPDDPTGESTMRRVTDVFDCWFESGSMPFAQVHYPFENTEWFDGVDGMGGHFPGDFIVEYIGQTRGWFYTMHVLASALFDKPAFSSCVSHGIVLGSDGNKMSKSLRNYPNVYEVFDRDGADAMRWFLMSSPILRGGNLIVTEQGIRESVRQVLIPLWNSYYFFTLYANAAGYDAKPVSTSDNAMDRYILAKLRTYVDDMTRQLDNFEVANACDSTRTFLEVLSNWYIRRNRDRFWGDDAAAFDTLFTVLEAVCRTAAPLLPLTTEEVWRGLTGGESVHLTDWPDVCALPADDKLVSAMDEVRDVTSTGSALRKAAGLRNRLPLAGLTIVVDDASALRGLESIVEDELNLKSVTLVEAGSEQASAYDVSQRLTVNARAAGPRLGKDVQTVIKASKTGDWSVESDGTIVCGGVPLTEGEFTLETIAGEADSDAATAVLPRGGFVVLDTHVTAELEAEGVARDLIRTVQQARRDAGLDISDRIALTVSGPQDVVAAARAHEALLTSETLATSVSYADATEVDVQVRRA, via the coding sequence ATGACGTACCCCAAGGTCGCGACCGGACAGTCCGGCGAGCACCACGCTGTGCCGAGCCAGCCGAACTTCCCGGCGATCGAGGAGCGCGTACTGGCGTACTGGAAGGAACACGACACCTTCCGCAAGAGCGTTGAGCAGCGCGACGCGGGCGAGCACGGCGAGAACGAGTTCGTCTTCTATGACGGCCCGCCGTTCGCCAACGGGCTGCCGCACTACGGGCACCTGCTCACCGGCTACGTCAAGGACCTGATCCCGCGCTACCAGACGATGCGCGGTCACCGCGTCGAGCGCCGCTTCGGCTGGGACACCCACGGGCTGCCCGCCGAACTCGAGGCGATGAGCCAACTGGGCATGAAGACCACTCAGGAGATCGTCGACCTGGGCATCGAGAACTTCAACGCAGAGTGCCGCCGCAGCGTGCTCACCTACACCCAGGAGTGGCAGGACTACGTCACCCGCCAGGCGCGCTGGGTCGACTTCGAGAACGACTACAAGACCCTGGACCTCGACTTCATGGAGTCGGTCCTGTGGGCGTTCAAGACGCTTTATGACAAGGGCTACGTGTACGAGGACTTCCGCGTGCTGCCCTACTGCTGGAACGACGAGACCCCGCTGTCCAACCACGAGTTGCGCATGGACGAGGACGTCTACCAGAACCGGCAGGACCCCGCCGTCACTGTGGGCATGCGGCTGCTCGACGGGCCGTACGCCGGTGCGTTGGCGTTGATCTGGACCACGACCCCGTGGACGCTGGTCGCCAACCTGGCGATCATGGTGCACCCCGACATCGACTACGTCGTCGTCGAGAGCGCCAAGCCGACGGGCGCGACCGAGCGTTACATCCTCGGCGAAGAGCGGCTTCAGGCGTACGCCCGCGAGCTCCAGGAGGATGACCGCGAGCTCGCCGACCAGGTGGTCGCGCGGCTCAACGGCGCGGACCTGCTCGGTGCCTCGTACACCCCGCCGATGACCTACTTCGAGGGCCACGCCAAGGCCTTTCGCGTGGTCGAGGCCGACTTCGTCACCACGACCGACGGCACGGGGCTAGTCCACACCGCCGGTGCGTTCGGTGAGGACGACAAGTTGATCACCGACCGCGAGGGCATCGAGGCGGTCGTCCCGGTCGCCAAGGACGGGCGTTTCACGTTCCCCGTCACCGACTACGACGGGGTGCATGTCTTCGACGCCAACGCGCCGATCATCGACCATCTCAAGCACGGTGCGGGCTCGGTGTCCCCGGGCACCGTTCTGGTCCGCCGCGAGACGTACGAGCACTCCTACCCGCACTGCTGGCGTTGCCGTCAGCCGCTGATCTACATGGCCGTGTCGAGCTGGTTCGTCGACACCCGCAAGTTCCGCGATCGCATGCTGGAGCTCAACCAGGAGATCCGCTGGGTCCCCGACCACGTCAAGGACGGACAGTTCGGCAAATGGCTGGAGAACACCCGGCCCTGGTCGATCTCACGCAACCGTTTCTGGGGCAGCCCGATCCCGGTGTGGCGCTCGGACAACCCCGAATACCCGCGGATCGATGTGTACGGCTCGCTCGACGAACTCGAGCGCGACTTCGGCGTACGCCCGACCGATCTGCACCGCCCGTTCATCGACGAGCTAACGCGTCCCAACCCCGACGACCCGACGGGGGAGTCGACGATGCGCCGCGTCACCGACGTCTTCGACTGCTGGTTCGAGTCCGGCTCGATGCCGTTCGCCCAGGTGCATTATCCGTTCGAGAACACCGAGTGGTTCGACGGTGTCGACGGCATGGGTGGGCACTTCCCGGGAGACTTCATCGTCGAATACATCGGTCAGACGCGCGGCTGGTTCTACACCATGCACGTCCTGGCCAGCGCACTGTTCGACAAGCCGGCCTTCTCCAGTTGTGTGTCCCACGGCATCGTGTTGGGCTCGGACGGCAACAAGATGTCCAAGAGCCTGCGCAACTACCCCAACGTGTACGAGGTGTTCGACCGCGACGGCGCGGACGCGATGCGGTGGTTCCTGATGTCGTCGCCGATCCTGCGTGGCGGCAACCTGATCGTCACCGAGCAGGGCATCCGGGAGTCCGTACGCCAGGTGCTGATCCCGCTGTGGAACAGCTACTACTTCTTCACGTTGTACGCCAACGCCGCCGGCTACGACGCGAAGCCGGTGTCCACGTCCGACAACGCCATGGACCGCTACATCCTGGCCAAGCTGCGCACCTACGTCGACGACATGACCCGTCAGCTCGACAACTTCGAGGTGGCGAACGCCTGCGACTCGACGCGGACGTTCCTGGAGGTGCTGAGCAACTGGTACATCCGTCGCAACCGCGACCGATTCTGGGGTGACGACGCTGCCGCCTTCGACACGCTCTTCACCGTGTTGGAGGCGGTCTGTCGGACCGCCGCGCCGCTGTTGCCGTTGACCACGGAGGAGGTCTGGCGTGGCCTGACCGGTGGCGAGTCGGTGCACCTGACCGACTGGCCCGACGTCTGCGCACTCCCGGCCGACGACAAACTCGTCAGCGCCATGGACGAGGTCCGCGACGTCACGTCCACCGGCTCCGCGCTGCGCAAGGCGGCCGGTTTGCGCAACCGACTCCCGCTCGCAGGTCTGACGATCGTCGTCGACGATGCCTCGGCGCTGCGCGGGTTGGAGTCGATCGTGGAGGACGAACTCAACCTCAAGTCCGTCACCTTGGTCGAGGCCGGCTCCGAGCAGGCTTCGGCGTACGACGTCTCGCAGCGCCTGACCGTGAACGCCCGCGCGGCGGGCCCGAGGCTGGGCAAGGACGTCCAGACGGTGATCAAGGCGTCGAAGACCGGTGACTGGTCGGTCGAGTCGGACGGCACGATCGTGTGTGGCGGCGTGCCGCTGACCGAGGGCGAGTTCACCTTGGAGACGATCGCGGGCGAAGCCGACAGCGACGCCGCCACGGCGGTGCTGCCGAGAGGTGGTTTCGTGGTGCTCGATACCCATGTCACCGCTGAGTTGGAAGCCGAGGGTGTCGCGCGTGACCTGATTCGTACGGTGCAGCAGGCGCGCCGCGACGCGGGCCTGGACATCTCCGATCGCATCGCGCTGACGGTGTCCGGACCGCAGGACGTGGTGGCTGCTGCGCGCGCTCACGAAGCGTTGCTCACCAGCGAGACGCTGGCCACCAGCGTGTCGTACGCCGATGCGACTGAGGTCGACGTGCAGGTCAGGCGCGCCTGA
- the dapE gene encoding succinyl-diaminopimelate desuccinylase yields the protein MGPVSPEVTLDLTADVVDLTEQLVNIESVSRDEQAIADAVQAALEALPHLSVSRHGNTVVARTNLGRAERVVLAGHIDTVPVNANLPARRDEEAGILHGLGTCDMKGGDAVLLKVAATVPEPNRDLTFVFYECEEIDSEFNGLRILAESDPELLRADFAILGEPSNGGVEAGCQGTLRAEVRTSGSRAHSARSWLGDNAIHKAAEILNRLATYEARTPEVDGLTYHEGLNAVGISGGVAGNVIPDECVVEVNFRFAPDRSEAEAEQFVRDFFDGFDVTITDSAPGARPGLDRPAAQAFLAAVGGPVNPKFGWTDVARFTVLGVPAVNYGPGDPSYAHRADELVPMDQIVACERGLIAWLTGGDDA from the coding sequence ATGGGCCCCGTGAGCCCCGAAGTGACCCTTGACCTGACCGCCGATGTCGTCGACCTGACCGAACAGCTCGTCAACATCGAGTCGGTGAGTCGCGACGAGCAGGCGATCGCCGATGCCGTCCAGGCCGCGCTTGAGGCGTTGCCCCACCTCAGCGTGAGCCGCCACGGCAACACCGTGGTTGCGCGTACGAACCTCGGCCGCGCCGAGCGGGTCGTGCTCGCCGGCCACATCGACACGGTGCCGGTCAACGCCAACTTGCCTGCACGGCGCGACGAGGAAGCCGGGATCCTGCACGGCCTGGGCACCTGCGACATGAAGGGCGGAGACGCGGTGCTGCTCAAGGTCGCGGCCACGGTCCCCGAGCCGAACCGTGACCTGACCTTCGTGTTCTACGAGTGCGAGGAGATCGACTCCGAATTCAACGGGCTGCGGATCCTGGCCGAGAGTGACCCCGAGTTGCTCCGAGCTGACTTCGCGATCCTGGGCGAACCCAGCAACGGGGGAGTAGAGGCCGGCTGCCAAGGCACCCTGCGTGCCGAGGTGCGTACGTCTGGAAGCCGCGCGCACTCGGCGCGAAGTTGGCTCGGCGACAACGCGATCCACAAGGCCGCCGAGATCCTCAACCGGCTCGCCACGTACGAAGCGCGCACCCCGGAGGTCGACGGGCTGACCTATCACGAAGGCCTCAACGCCGTCGGGATCAGCGGCGGAGTCGCGGGCAACGTGATCCCCGACGAATGCGTGGTCGAGGTCAACTTCCGCTTCGCCCCTGATCGCAGTGAGGCCGAGGCGGAGCAGTTCGTACGCGACTTCTTCGACGGGTTCGACGTCACGATCACCGACTCCGCGCCCGGTGCCCGGCCTGGCCTGGACCGCCCGGCCGCGCAGGCGTTCCTCGCCGCTGTCGGTGGGCCGGTCAACCCGAAGTTCGGCTGGACCGACGTAGCCCGATTCACCGTCTTGGGCGTCCCGGCCGTCAACTACGGCCCGGGAGATCCCAGCTATGCACACCGCGCCGACGAACTCGTGCCGATGGACCAGATCGTCGCCTGCGAACGCGGCCTGATCGCGTGGCTCACGGGAGGCGACGATGCCTGA
- a CDS encoding TIGR00730 family Rossman fold protein, whose translation MPDRSRRRGKYRGPVLMRGSQVDHTTTDQRLLDNRGPSDWVHSDPWRVMRITGEFVEGFGALAELGPAIAVFGSARTPTDNPYYAIAEEVGRKLVEAGFAVITGGGPGAMEAANKGASEAGGVSVGLGIELPFETGLNQWVDKGINFRYFFARKTMFVKYSQGYIVMPGGLGTFDELFEALTLAQTKKISQFPVVLMGTEYWGGLLDWLRNTVLAEGKINESDLDMLVVTDDIDQAVRLMVEQSSKGGTR comes from the coding sequence ATGCCTGACCGGAGCCGTCGTCGGGGCAAATACCGCGGCCCCGTCCTGATGCGCGGTTCGCAGGTCGACCACACCACCACCGACCAGCGGCTGCTCGACAACCGCGGCCCCAGCGACTGGGTGCACTCCGATCCCTGGCGGGTCATGCGGATCACCGGGGAGTTCGTCGAAGGATTCGGAGCGCTGGCCGAACTCGGTCCTGCGATCGCGGTCTTCGGCTCCGCACGCACCCCGACCGACAATCCCTACTACGCGATCGCCGAAGAGGTCGGCCGCAAGCTGGTCGAGGCCGGCTTCGCCGTCATCACCGGAGGCGGACCGGGCGCGATGGAGGCGGCGAACAAGGGCGCGAGCGAGGCCGGGGGCGTCAGCGTCGGTCTCGGGATCGAGTTGCCCTTCGAGACCGGTCTCAACCAGTGGGTCGACAAGGGCATCAACTTCCGCTATTTCTTCGCCCGCAAGACGATGTTCGTCAAGTACTCCCAGGGCTACATCGTGATGCCCGGCGGGCTGGGCACCTTCGACGAACTCTTCGAGGCACTCACGCTCGCCCAGACCAAGAAGATCTCCCAGTTCCCGGTTGTGTTGATGGGCACCGAATACTGGGGCGGGCTGCTCGACTGGCTGCGCAACACCGTGCTCGCCGAGGGCAAGATCAACGAATCGGACCTCGACATGCTGGTCGTGACCGACGATATCGACCAGGCCGTACGCCTGATGGTCGAGCAGAGTTCGAAAGGTGGCACCCGCTGA
- a CDS encoding DivIVA domain-containing protein, whose protein sequence is MLWFFVILGVVVLGGIAAVASGRGESLSTAYDDRPDAVVPAEGRLSATDLRNVRFSLAFRGYRMSEVDELLDRLAAQADDERPDDERPDHPSSDDAPAGG, encoded by the coding sequence ATGCTGTGGTTCTTCGTGATCCTCGGGGTCGTCGTCCTCGGCGGGATCGCCGCTGTGGCGTCGGGCCGTGGCGAGTCGTTGTCCACCGCGTACGACGACCGCCCCGATGCGGTGGTGCCGGCGGAGGGAAGACTGAGCGCGACCGATCTGCGCAACGTACGGTTCTCGCTCGCCTTCCGCGGCTACCGGATGTCGGAGGTCGACGAGTTGCTCGACCGACTCGCGGCTCAAGCAGATGACGAGCGCCCAGATGACGAGCGCCCAGACCACCCCTCGTCCGACGACGCGCCTGCGGGGGGCTGA
- a CDS encoding M14 family zinc carboxypeptidase, with protein MTRLFGVFVMLLAVLVPVTPSVQASAAPNAVLETRVIGHSVQGRPIKAYRLGEPGKPTYVLIATMHGNERHTRQILHALRDGDPIANVDLWVVPDYNPDGLARGTRRNARGVDLNRNFPYDWAPLSGNYCSGPRPASEPETRAMMGFLHDIRPRRVLSFHQPLFGVDVATKDPRFARRLARALRLPTTNLDCNGMCHGTMTGWFNHRFAGAALTVEYGYRPHRHTLRRQAPPAVLHVLGGVYARLGTVAP; from the coding sequence GTGACTCGGCTGTTCGGCGTGTTCGTGATGCTGCTCGCCGTGCTGGTCCCGGTCACCCCGAGTGTGCAGGCGTCGGCAGCACCGAACGCCGTCCTCGAAACCCGGGTGATCGGGCACTCGGTCCAGGGGCGGCCGATCAAGGCCTACCGGCTGGGGGAGCCGGGCAAGCCCACGTATGTCCTGATCGCCACCATGCACGGCAACGAGCGCCACACCCGCCAGATCCTGCACGCCCTTCGCGACGGCGACCCGATCGCGAACGTGGACCTCTGGGTCGTGCCCGACTACAACCCCGACGGCCTCGCCCGCGGCACCCGACGCAATGCGCGCGGCGTGGATCTCAACCGCAACTTCCCGTACGACTGGGCACCGTTGAGCGGCAATTACTGCTCAGGGCCGCGACCGGCGTCGGAGCCGGAGACGCGCGCGATGATGGGCTTCTTGCACGACATCAGACCTCGTCGAGTGCTGAGTTTCCACCAGCCACTCTTCGGCGTCGATGTGGCGACCAAGGATCCTCGTTTCGCGCGCCGGCTGGCCCGCGCCCTGCGCCTGCCCACGACCAATCTCGACTGCAACGGGATGTGCCACGGCACGATGACGGGCTGGTTCAACCACCGCTTCGCCGGCGCCGCACTCACGGTGGAGTACGGCTACCGCCCGCATCGACACACGCTGCGTCGGCAGGCGCCACCTGCAGTGCTGCACGTGCTCGGTGGCGTGTACGCGCGGCTCGGCACGGTCGCACCCTGA
- a CDS encoding enoyl-CoA hydratase-related protein: MADSNASVLLDVTEGVATITLNRPEAMNGLDIATKESLLSVVRQVADDPAVRCVVLSATGRAFCVGQDLKQHIEVLNSSDSDSLFRTVDEHYNPIVSTLAAMDKPVIAAVNGVAAGAGASLAFACDVRIVADTAGFNLAFAGVALSCDTGASWTLQRLVGQTRAMDLLYFPRTVPADEALEIGIATRVVPAAELADTVRDLARRLAAGPTVAYASIRSSVAFSASHSFEDSLAYESQMMTRTGATADHRAAVEAFIAKTPPVFEGR; encoded by the coding sequence ATGGCTGACTCGAATGCTTCCGTTCTGCTCGACGTGACCGAGGGAGTCGCGACCATCACGCTTAATCGCCCCGAGGCGATGAACGGGCTCGACATCGCCACCAAAGAGTCCCTGTTGTCGGTCGTACGCCAGGTCGCTGACGACCCGGCAGTGCGGTGTGTCGTCCTCAGCGCCACTGGTCGGGCGTTCTGTGTCGGTCAGGATCTCAAGCAGCACATCGAGGTGCTCAACTCCAGCGACAGCGACTCGCTGTTCCGCACGGTCGACGAGCACTACAACCCGATCGTCTCGACGCTGGCTGCCATGGACAAACCCGTCATCGCGGCCGTCAACGGCGTGGCTGCCGGGGCAGGTGCCTCCCTGGCGTTCGCCTGTGACGTACGCATCGTCGCCGACACGGCCGGCTTCAATCTCGCCTTCGCCGGCGTGGCGCTCTCATGCGACACCGGCGCCAGCTGGACGCTGCAGCGACTCGTGGGCCAGACCAGGGCGATGGACCTGCTCTACTTCCCGCGTACGGTCCCCGCTGACGAGGCGTTGGAGATCGGGATCGCCACCCGAGTGGTGCCCGCAGCCGAACTCGCCGACACCGTGCGCGACCTGGCCCGGCGGTTGGCCGCGGGCCCGACCGTGGCGTACGCCTCGATCCGATCGTCGGTGGCCTTCTCCGCGAGTCACTCCTTCGAGGACTCGTTGGCGTACGAGAGCCAGATGATGACTCGCACGGGCGCCACGGCAGATCACCGTGCCGCGGTCGAGGCGTTCATCGCCAAGACCCCGCCGGTCTTCGAGGGTCGCTGA
- a CDS encoding DUF3117 domain-containing protein — protein MAAMKPRTGDGPLEVTKEGRSIVMRVPLEGGGRLVVELNAEEAGNLGDALKAVVG, from the coding sequence ATGGCGGCGATGAAGCCCCGTACCGGCGATGGTCCGCTCGAGGTCACCAAGGAGGGGCGCAGCATCGTGATGCGCGTTCCGCTCGAAGGTGGTGGCCGGTTGGTCGTCGAGCTCAACGCCGAGGAAGCCGGCAACCTGGGAGACGCGCTGAAGGCCGTCGTCGGCTGA
- a CDS encoding leucyl aminopeptidase family protein has translation MTSVRSTLPPQVSPPQFAVSALRPDEIGGADAVAFPVLAEAGALVLGPGADQASQAWSVDLLDLLDAVTGGSSAAATAGHVVATAVVTAQGPRPVFFVGVGDATPDHVRRAAAALARAVKDRESVVSTIASVGDEDVLAAFVIGMMLGSFSFDLRADGPGAQPVARVVCAAQPDAAERDGTLARAVAIGGAAWRSRMLATVPANIKNPPWLAEVALELADEAGLQVEVWDETKLAKAGMGGILAVGQASATPPRLIRLDYAPKGASRKTPRVVLVGKGITFDTGGLSIKPGEGMVTMKRDMTGGAVVMATMAALAAVGCPVRVTGLIAAAENAVGGDAMRPGDVITHYGGRTTEVTNTDAEGRLVMADALAFAVDKLDPAALVDVATLTGGIKVALGQTLGGLFADSDPLAEVLLLAGRSSGEPLWRMPLEEAYVDRLASKIADADNSAGAPQSIMAAHFLHAFTGNVPWAHLDLASVGDARKDEYEWTAGPTGFGARVLLTWLGSPDPLDGI, from the coding sequence GTGACCTCAGTTCGTTCCACTCTTCCGCCGCAGGTCTCCCCGCCGCAGTTCGCCGTCAGCGCGCTGCGCCCTGACGAGATCGGCGGTGCCGACGCGGTCGCCTTCCCGGTGCTCGCCGAGGCTGGCGCGCTCGTGCTCGGCCCCGGCGCCGACCAGGCGAGCCAAGCCTGGTCGGTCGATCTGCTCGATCTGCTCGACGCGGTGACCGGCGGCTCATCCGCAGCCGCCACCGCCGGGCACGTCGTGGCCACGGCTGTGGTCACGGCGCAGGGTCCGAGGCCGGTCTTTTTCGTCGGTGTCGGGGACGCCACGCCCGATCACGTACGCCGTGCCGCGGCCGCGTTGGCGCGCGCGGTGAAGGACCGCGAATCGGTGGTCTCGACCATCGCCAGCGTCGGCGACGAGGACGTGCTGGCGGCCTTCGTGATCGGCATGATGCTCGGCTCCTTCTCCTTCGATCTGCGTGCCGACGGCCCGGGCGCCCAGCCAGTCGCACGCGTGGTGTGTGCGGCTCAGCCGGATGCCGCCGAACGTGATGGCACCTTGGCTCGCGCGGTCGCGATCGGTGGGGCTGCCTGGCGCAGTCGGATGTTGGCGACGGTGCCCGCCAACATCAAGAACCCACCCTGGCTGGCCGAGGTCGCACTCGAGCTGGCCGACGAGGCCGGGCTCCAGGTCGAGGTCTGGGACGAGACCAAGCTCGCCAAGGCCGGCATGGGCGGCATCCTCGCCGTCGGTCAGGCCTCGGCGACCCCGCCGCGGCTGATCCGTCTCGACTACGCCCCCAAGGGCGCGTCGCGCAAGACCCCGCGCGTCGTGCTCGTCGGCAAGGGCATCACCTTCGACACCGGTGGCTTGAGCATCAAGCCGGGCGAGGGCATGGTCACGATGAAGCGCGACATGACCGGGGGAGCGGTGGTGATGGCGACCATGGCAGCACTCGCCGCCGTCGGTTGCCCGGTGCGAGTCACCGGACTGATCGCCGCCGCGGAGAACGCCGTCGGTGGGGACGCGATGCGCCCCGGCGACGTGATCACCCACTACGGCGGTCGCACCACCGAGGTCACCAACACCGACGCCGAGGGGCGCCTGGTGATGGCCGACGCCTTGGCGTTCGCCGTCGACAAACTCGACCCGGCTGCGCTCGTCGACGTCGCGACGTTGACCGGCGGGATCAAGGTCGCGCTCGGTCAGACGCTGGGCGGGCTCTTCGCCGACTCCGACCCGCTTGCCGAGGTCCTGCTCCTCGCCGGCAGGAGTTCCGGGGAGCCGTTGTGGCGGATGCCGTTGGAGGAGGCGTACGTCGACCGGCTGGCCTCCAAGATCGCCGACGCCGACAACTCCGCAGGCGCTCCGCAGTCGATCATGGCGGCGCACTTCCTGCACGCCTTCACCGGCAACGTGCCGTGGGCGCACCTCGACCTGGCGTCGGTGGGCGATGCCCGCAAGGACGAGTACGAATGGACCGCTGGCCCGACGGGCTTCGGTGCCCGGGTGCTGTTGACCTGGCTCGGCTCGCCAGACCCACTGGACGGGATCTAG
- a CDS encoding O-methyltransferase has translation MPTQEAVITTTLKPASLAYAESFVAEDEILANARARAEEVGVSPIGSGVGASLRFLASVLDARAVVEVGTGTGVSGLWLLRGMRADGVLTTVDIEAEHQRLARETFTEAGIAHQRARTISGAALEVLPRLTDGHYDLVFCDGDKREYAAYLDAALRLLRPGGVVAFDNALWHDRVADPVVRDEQTVAIRDLGRAIAEDERLTPVLLPVGDGLLLAKKEWSPEAD, from the coding sequence TTGCCGACGCAGGAGGCCGTCATCACCACCACGCTCAAGCCCGCCAGTCTCGCCTACGCCGAGTCATTCGTCGCCGAGGACGAGATCCTGGCCAACGCGCGTGCTCGCGCCGAAGAGGTCGGCGTCTCGCCCATCGGCAGCGGCGTGGGTGCCTCACTGCGCTTCCTTGCCTCCGTCCTCGACGCCCGCGCCGTGGTGGAAGTCGGCACCGGCACCGGCGTCTCGGGGCTGTGGCTGCTGCGCGGCATGCGTGCCGACGGCGTGCTGACCACCGTCGACATCGAGGCCGAGCATCAGCGGCTGGCACGAGAGACGTTCACGGAGGCGGGCATCGCGCACCAGCGAGCACGCACCATCTCCGGAGCCGCCTTGGAGGTGCTCCCCCGGCTGACCGACGGTCACTACGACCTGGTGTTCTGCGACGGCGACAAGCGCGAGTACGCCGCCTATCTCGACGCGGCACTGCGGCTGCTGCGCCCCGGTGGCGTGGTGGCCTTCGACAACGCGCTGTGGCACGACCGCGTGGCGGACCCGGTCGTACGCGACGAGCAGACCGTCGCTATCCGCGACCTGGGCCGCGCTATCGCCGAGGACGAGCGCCTGACGCCGGTGTTGTTGCCGGTCGGAGACGGCCTGCTCTTGGCCAAGAAGGAATGGTCACCCGAAGCGGACTGA
- the sigE gene encoding RNA polymerase sigma factor SigE: protein MPRFLSVALPTFQEHTLFDTLIRARGASTQPEKFLEAPMDETVPTWTEIVERHSDRVYRLAYRLTGNKADAEDLTQEVFVRVFRRLDTYSPGTFEGWLHRITTNLFLDGVRRKKRIRFDLLSDERTERISAPTPAPETAYANTIFDADVESALAALPPDFRAAVVLCDIEGLTYEEIADVLGVKMGTVRSRIHRGRSMLREALAHRAPTGDRVRYAGPAEATL from the coding sequence ATGCCCAGGTTCCTCTCAGTCGCACTCCCTACGTTTCAGGAGCACACCCTGTTCGACACGTTGATCCGCGCCCGTGGCGCGAGCACCCAGCCCGAGAAGTTTCTGGAGGCCCCGATGGACGAGACGGTTCCCACGTGGACCGAGATCGTCGAACGCCATTCCGACCGCGTCTACCGCTTGGCCTACCGGCTCACCGGCAACAAGGCGGACGCGGAGGATCTGACCCAGGAGGTGTTCGTACGCGTCTTCCGGCGGCTGGACACCTACTCTCCCGGCACGTTCGAGGGGTGGCTGCACCGGATCACCACCAACCTCTTCCTCGACGGGGTGCGGCGCAAGAAGCGGATCCGCTTCGACCTGCTTTCGGACGAGCGCACCGAGAGGATCAGCGCGCCCACGCCGGCGCCCGAGACGGCGTACGCCAACACGATCTTCGACGCCGACGTCGAGTCGGCCCTGGCCGCGCTGCCGCCCGACTTCCGCGCCGCCGTGGTGCTGTGCGACATCGAGGGGTTGACGTACGAAGAGATCGCCGACGTCCTCGGCGTGAAGATGGGCACCGTACGCAGCCGCATCCACCGGGGCCGCTCAATGCTGCGTGAGGCGCTGGCCCACCGGGCGCCGACTGGTGACCGAGTGCGGTACGCCGGACCTGCCGAGGCGACGCTATGA
- a CDS encoding zf-HC2 domain-containing protein, producing MTDHLGAKVSLLLDGQLGPDETEAAWAHVASCDRCSDAVAREGWVKTALAGMSEQAPGPSSDFRGLLANAPVDSGFLGGHIPSRVAVLGGGAVGMVMAGFVALAVAPGAVSGDLRPPVAQVRGASGNVGISVVSDVSARTGSLRITPQRVSAGVPGVKMVP from the coding sequence ATGACCGACCACCTCGGCGCCAAGGTGAGCCTGCTGCTCGATGGACAACTCGGCCCCGACGAGACGGAGGCTGCCTGGGCGCACGTCGCCTCGTGTGACCGGTGCAGCGACGCCGTCGCGCGTGAGGGCTGGGTCAAGACCGCACTCGCGGGCATGTCCGAGCAGGCGCCGGGTCCCTCGTCCGACTTCCGTGGTCTGCTGGCGAACGCCCCCGTCGACTCGGGCTTTCTCGGGGGTCACATTCCGAGTCGAGTTGCCGTCCTCGGTGGCGGTGCGGTGGGCATGGTGATGGCCGGGTTCGTGGCCCTGGCAGTCGCGCCCGGTGCAGTCTCCGGTGACCTGCGACCGCCCGTCGCGCAGGTGCGTGGCGCCTCGGGGAACGTCGGGATCAGCGTGGTCTCCGACGTCTCGGCCAGGACCGGTTCGCTCCGGATCACGCCCCAGCGGGTTTCCGCAGGCGTGCCCGGGGTGAAAATGGTCCCGTGA